A region from the Acidobacteriota bacterium genome encodes:
- a CDS encoding phosphoribosylformylglycinamidine cyclo-ligase, whose amino-acid sequence MSESGRRMTYRDAGVDIDAQDRALARIRRLVASTRTPGVLSDLGTFGGLFRVPADVDDPVLVASTDGVGTKLLVAVRAGKHDTVGEDLVNHCVNDILVMGATPLFFLDYVAVGRLDPAVLEQVVEGVARGCRQNGCALVGGETAEMPDVYAPGHYDLAGTIVGIAPRARLLDGSRVAAGDILIGLPSTGLHTNGYSLARRIVFERMRLDVADELPGCGVSVGEALLAVHRSYLRPLEGLLRDGLLSGLCHVTGGGIPDNLRRILPAGAQAKVRLGSWPVPPLFRTLQRAGEVPAEEMLRTFNMGIGMIAAVPPAAVDEVSARLSAAGERWYEIGTIAADERSVVFEGTLP is encoded by the coding sequence ATGAGCGAGAGTGGGCGGCGGATGACTTACCGCGACGCGGGCGTCGACATCGACGCCCAGGACCGGGCGCTGGCGCGAATCCGGCGCCTGGTCGCCTCGACGCGGACGCCGGGCGTCCTCTCCGATCTGGGGACCTTCGGCGGGCTGTTCCGCGTGCCGGCGGATGTCGACGATCCGGTCCTGGTGGCCAGCACCGACGGGGTCGGCACGAAGCTGCTGGTGGCGGTCCGCGCCGGCAAGCACGACACGGTCGGAGAAGATCTCGTCAACCACTGCGTGAACGACATTCTCGTGATGGGCGCGACGCCCCTGTTCTTCCTCGACTACGTCGCCGTCGGGCGGCTCGACCCGGCCGTGCTGGAGCAGGTGGTGGAGGGGGTGGCCCGGGGATGCCGGCAGAACGGCTGCGCCCTCGTCGGCGGGGAGACGGCGGAGATGCCGGACGTCTACGCTCCGGGCCACTACGACCTGGCGGGCACCATCGTGGGGATCGCTCCGCGAGCCCGACTGCTCGACGGATCGAGGGTCGCCGCCGGCGACATCCTGATCGGACTTCCCTCGACCGGCCTCCACACCAACGGCTATTCGCTGGCCCGGCGGATCGTCTTCGAGCGCATGCGGCTCGATGTCGCCGACGAGCTGCCGGGGTGCGGCGTGAGCGTCGGGGAGGCGCTGCTCGCCGTGCATCGCAGCTACCTCCGTCCCCTGGAAGGGCTGCTCCGGGACGGCCTTCTCTCCGGTCTGTGCCATGTGACCGGAGGCGGAATTCCGGACAACCTCCGGCGCATCCTGCCCGCCGGAGCGCAGGCGAAGGTCCGGCTCGGTTCGTGGCCGGTGCCTCCGCTGTTCCGGACGCTCCAGAGGGCGGGGGAGGTCCCCGCGGAGGAGATGCTCCGGACGTTCAACATGGGCATCGGGATGATCGCCGCCGTGCCCCCGGCGGCGGTGGACGAGGTGTCCGCCCGTCTCTCGGCGGCGGGTGAGCGCTGGTACGAGATCGGGACGATCGCCGCCGACGAGCGGTCGGTGGTCTTCGAGGGAACGCTGCCGTGA
- a CDS encoding methyl-accepting chemotaxis protein, with the protein MSSTGVQGPIDQAAARTGEPPVTSGRPHVFRRRYLIDWRAQLAGSVLSILVVVVLLVIVNVVLYQLGTVTTAAIADLAPDLAASLHQRDLLRVKVTLGCSIGLLAAFVFLRIVETHNIHGAAYNLARRLRELADGRLDVSARLRRSDQLHPLAEAFNEAVERLRQDAANEIALLEECAARAAGDPELSATLRGLARKKREALG; encoded by the coding sequence ATGAGCAGCACCGGGGTGCAGGGACCGATCGATCAGGCGGCCGCCCGGACGGGGGAGCCGCCGGTCACGAGCGGGCGACCGCACGTCTTCCGCCGGCGCTACCTGATCGACTGGCGGGCCCAGCTCGCGGGCAGCGTGCTGAGCATCCTGGTCGTGGTGGTGCTGCTGGTGATCGTCAACGTCGTGCTGTACCAACTCGGAACGGTGACGACGGCGGCGATCGCCGACCTCGCTCCCGACCTCGCGGCTTCCCTCCACCAGCGCGATCTCCTTCGCGTGAAGGTGACGCTCGGCTGCTCCATCGGCCTGCTGGCGGCTTTCGTCTTCCTTCGCATCGTGGAGACGCACAACATCCACGGGGCGGCCTACAACCTCGCCCGCCGCCTCCGCGAGCTTGCCGACGGGCGCCTCGACGTGAGCGCGCGCCTCCGGCGCAGCGATCAGCTCCACCCGCTGGCCGAGGCCTTCAACGAAGCCGTCGAGCGCCTGCGGCAGGACGCGGCCAACGAGATCGCACTCTTGGAGGAGTGCGCGGCGAGGGCGGCGGGCGACCCCGAGCTGAGCGCCACGCTGCGGGGTCTGGCCCGCAAGAAGCGCGAGGCGCTCGGCTGA
- a CDS encoding amidophosphoribosyltransferase gives MNARAAGPARDGFRDECGVAAVHGHPEAAHLVYLALYALQHRGQESAGIAAADGKRIRRFVGMGHVAEVFTPEIMSGLTGNTAIGHVRYGTAGWSTLENAQPLRMLHRRGPVALAHNGNLVNALTLRTELEREGSIFRTNSDTEVIFHLVARSRQETLEDALAEALNKVSGAFSLVVAGTDRVIAVRDPHGFRPLSLGRLDGGAPVIASETCAFDLIGARFERDIAPGEMLLLGPNGEETSFQPFPRTDPHPCLFEYVYFARPDSYVFGRPVGSVRRALGAELAREQPVEADLVVPVPDSGVPAAIGFAQESGVPFDFGLVRNHYVGRTFIEPAQSIRHFGVKVKLNPVRALIAGRRVVLVDDSLVRGTTMAKIVHMVRQAGALEVHVRISCPPTISPCYYGIDTPTRKELIASSKSVEEIRRFIGADSLGYLSLEGMRRAVGSEEDEHCVACWTADYPVPIADSAEMKDRMRLIDATLEELGAGINREPEKR, from the coding sequence ATGAACGCACGAGCGGCGGGGCCGGCGCGGGACGGTTTTCGCGACGAGTGCGGGGTCGCCGCGGTGCACGGGCATCCGGAGGCGGCGCATCTCGTCTACCTCGCTCTCTATGCCCTCCAGCACCGGGGCCAGGAGTCGGCGGGGATCGCCGCGGCCGACGGGAAGAGGATCCGGCGGTTCGTCGGAATGGGACACGTCGCCGAGGTCTTCACTCCCGAGATCATGTCCGGGCTGACCGGGAACACCGCGATCGGACACGTCCGGTACGGGACGGCAGGCTGGTCGACGCTGGAGAACGCGCAGCCGCTGCGGATGCTCCACCGCCGCGGCCCGGTGGCGCTCGCCCACAACGGGAATCTGGTCAACGCGCTGACGCTGAGGACGGAGCTGGAGCGGGAGGGCTCGATCTTCCGCACCAACTCCGACACCGAGGTGATCTTCCACCTCGTCGCTCGCTCCCGGCAGGAGACGCTCGAGGACGCTCTGGCGGAGGCTCTCAACAAGGTTTCCGGCGCCTTCTCCCTCGTGGTGGCGGGGACCGACCGCGTGATCGCGGTGCGCGATCCGCACGGGTTCCGGCCGCTGTCCCTCGGCCGCCTCGACGGGGGAGCCCCGGTGATCGCTTCGGAAACCTGCGCGTTCGACCTGATCGGGGCGCGGTTCGAGCGCGACATCGCCCCCGGCGAGATGCTCCTCCTCGGGCCGAACGGGGAGGAGACCTCTTTCCAGCCGTTTCCGCGCACCGACCCGCACCCCTGCCTGTTCGAGTACGTCTACTTCGCGCGGCCCGACAGTTACGTCTTCGGCCGGCCGGTCGGGTCGGTGCGGCGGGCCCTGGGGGCGGAGCTGGCGCGCGAGCAGCCGGTCGAGGCGGACCTGGTCGTCCCCGTGCCCGACTCGGGAGTCCCGGCGGCGATCGGCTTCGCCCAGGAGTCGGGAGTCCCGTTCGATTTCGGCCTGGTGCGGAACCACTACGTCGGCCGGACCTTCATCGAGCCCGCCCAGTCGATCCGGCACTTCGGCGTGAAGGTGAAGCTGAATCCGGTCCGGGCGCTGATCGCCGGCCGCCGCGTGGTTCTCGTGGACGACAGCCTGGTGCGCGGCACGACCATGGCCAAGATCGTGCACATGGTCCGCCAGGCGGGGGCGCTCGAGGTCCACGTGCGCATCTCCTGTCCCCCGACCATCTCGCCCTGCTACTACGGGATCGACACGCCGACGCGGAAGGAGCTCATCGCCTCGTCCAAGAGTGTCGAGGAGATCCGGCGCTTCATCGGAGCCGACTCGCTCGGCTACCTCTCGCTGGAGGGGATGCGCCGCGCCGTCGGATCCGAGGAGGACGAGCACTGCGTGGCCTGCTGGACGGCCGACTACCCGGTGCCGATCGCGGACAGCGCCGAGATGAAGGACCGCATGAGGCTGATCGACGCGACGCTGGAGGAGCTGGGGGCCGGAATCAACCGGGAGCCGGAGAAGCGATGA